ATATTTTTCTCAGCTTCTCTGCATGTTCCAAACTTCTTGTGCAGTATTTCCCAACTTATCATATCGGTTAATGTTCCCTCGAGGTCAAAAGCTATAAGCTTCATTCTTTCCACCCATATTCTCCTATTAGAGGGACAAAAGCTACTCCCCCTCTCTTTTTAATTTCAACACTCCCATCCTTACCCTTTACTACCTCGAGAAGCTCCTGCCACATATGATAGCTCCCCACGGGGATTATAAGCTTACCCCCGGGCTTAAGTTGCTCGACAAGTGGTTCCGGAACTTTAGGTGCTCCCGCGGTAACTATTATGACATCATAAGGTGCCTTTGGGGGAAATCCCTTGGTACCATCCCCAAGGATTACATGAACATTCTTTACTCCAGCCCTTTCAAGATTTTTCTTTGCGAATTCGACAAGTTCGGGGATTCTCTCAATTGTGTAAACATCGTTTTTAACGAGGTAAGAAATGAGAGCCGCATTCCATCCACTTCCAGTTCCGACTTCAAGAACGTTCATTCCAGGCTTTAACTTGGCGAGTTCAAGCATTATAGCAACCATATGGGGAGCAGATACAGTTTGACCAGCAGGAATTGGAAGAGGTTCATCGAGATGAGCATACCTCTTGAACCTATCCTCAACAAAAAGGTACCTCGGATACTTTAGAAAAGCTTCTTTAACCTCCTTACTTTTAATTATTCCCTCCCACTCAAGCATTTCGACAGTTCTCTTCCATTTTTCGTATAGCTCTTCCTCCCTCATCAAGCCCCCGTTGGTTGAACATTTTATTAAACCTTTGTTGTACAAAACCCGAAAATGTTATACAGAATGTACCTCTCTATTATTCTAGAACCCCTTCAGGAGGTACTAAAAATGAGAATAGCCCTTGTCCGAGTGAATCCTGGAAAAAGTGGGTATACATCAGCCTATGGATATATTGCGCCGCCTTTAGGTCTTTTATCTCTCGCGGGAGCAGTTAAAGACATTGCAAAGGTCAGAATAATTGATGGAGAAGGGAGAGGGTTATCAAACCAAGAAACCATTGAGGAAATTGAAGAATTTAATCCTGATATAGTCGGGTTTACCACAATCGCCTCAACCTATATAAACACATCCCTCAAGATTGCAAAAAGTCTAAGAAGAGAAAAGTTGGACAGTCTCATAGTATTTGGAGGTCATCATGCCACCTTCACTTATCCACTGATTTTAAAAGAAGGAATAGACGCCGTCGTTATTGGGGAAGGAGAAGCTACTTTTAGGGAGTTAGTAGAAAAGTTAGAAGAGGAAGGGGACATAAAGGAGGTTAGGGGAATAGCCTATGCGGAGGATGGGAGAATAAGAGTTTCATACAGAGAACCAATAGTCAATCTTGATGATTTGCCCATGCCAGCTTATGATCTTGTTGATCCAAAAACATATACGGCTACTATCCTTGGAGAGAACGTCAAGATAGCTTCAATAGAGACGTCTAGAGGATGTCCATACAATTGTGAATTTTGTAGTGCTTCTGCAATGTGGGGACATGCATGGAGGTGGAAAAGTAACGATCGTGTTATTAGAGAGCTAGAATACGTGAAAAATCTAGGCTACAACTGGGTCTTTTTTGTGGATGATAACTTTGTAGTTCCCCTCAAATATCAAGAAAGGCTAAAACTGCTAGATGCAATCATAGAAAACGGCCTCAACGACCTTAATTTTATAATACAAATTAGAGCGGATATAATAGCAAAACACCCTGAGCTTGCTAAAAAGCTGGCAAATGCAGGTGTTAAAATTGCGTTTATAGGGATAGAGTCAGGAAGTGAAGAAGTCCTTAGAGGCATGAGGAAAGGGCTTAAAAAAGAGGACACAGTAAATGCGGTTCAACTATTAAGCGAGCATGGAATCGTTGTCTATGGAGGAATAATAATTGGTGCACCTTATGAATCCAGGAAAGACAGAAAAGCTACATACAAATTTGTTCAAATGCTTGGAGACAATGGCCTTGATGCAATACAGATCTCGATATATACTCCACTTCCTGGAAGCGATTCCTTTTACAAGGCTCTCAAAGATAAAGCTCTTTTAACTCTTAATTGGGACTTTTACGATGCCCTCCATCCTGTAATGAGAGTGAAGGAGAAACTTTGGAGGCTATACTTTGAAAGCAGAGAAAAGACGTATATGTTTTACCTAAAGAAGTGGTGGCATGGCGTTACTAAAAAAGCTAAAAGGTACTCAAAGCCAATTTTAAGCAATGCAAAGCGTTATGTGATGCTCAGGCTCCCACGCTATATAAAGAACTTCCTCAAGCTTCCAATTGAGAGCATCCTAGTTCAAAGGGAAATTTTAAGATCAGGAAAAAATATCGATGAACTCACGGCCAAAATCCTCGAAGAAGTCTACATTGAGCATATAACGTCTTATTTAAAGCTGTTCCACGAAACAATATTAAAACAACAGAAGCAATTAAGGTATGCAAAAAGAAGCTAAAGCATTTACCTTTTGAAAGCCTCACCCTTTATAGGGAGAGTTAAAATACCTTGATTTCCGGGATCTTCATAAGCTTTAGTGTTCCATGGCAGGATTTTAAAGTTTTTAATCAGGCATCTTCAAGATTAGCCCTCTACATTTGCCTGGTTTTGGGTTTTAAATTATCTCATCGAATTTTTATCCTCAATCTACGAAAACTTTATAAATCTCATCCAAAAGCACACGAATGGGAGTGGCCGGGGTGGTGTAGCCTGGTTAGCACAGGGGACTGTGGATCCCCTAGCCCGGGTTCAAATCCCGGCCCCGGCCCCAGAAAAGAACTATTCTGAAGATAAATATTTAGAAGGGCCTCTTCAAGCAATTGAGACATGTTAATCCCGCTGTTCTTTGCAAACTCAACTAAATTAGCCTGACTGAAAGTGTTACATTTTCTTTTTTCAGGCCTCATCCCTTGGGGCGGGGAGTAGGTAACCTCACAATGTTGTTCAGTCGCATAAAGAAGTCGAGGAATTAAATGTTCGACAGGGAATATGAATTCAACAAAATTATCTCAGCAATAAACGATGGGGTGCCGCTTATAGTAGTTACGGGCATTCACCGTGTAGGTAAAACGACGCTCGTAAAAGTCCTGCTCAACGAAATAAACATACCCATTATTCATACAGATGCAAGAACTCAAGTAAGAAAATTTAGATGAAGTATCCTTAGCTCTATAAAGCAGTTTTAGGAAAGTTGGGAAAAGTTTACAGTACTAGTCTGCACAGCCTTAATGAGGCATTGTTTATAAGACCTCTCAACAAAATTGTAGAAGGTAGGGTGAAAATAGTATGAAAGCTAAGCGTGAGGCACTAATAAGCTTGTTCCAGGCAATAGAAAGAGGAGAAGTTGACAATGACATAATAGATCTTCTACTTCTCATTAATTCTATAAAGGGGATATACACAACGTCATCCTGCTCTGGAAGAATAGGGATTCTTGAGGAACCAGCTTTAGGAGCAAAACCGCTTTCCAGATGGCTAATTAAAGTTCACAGACCATTAAAGTTTGAAGAGGCGAAAGAAGCATTAAAAAGAGCAGAATCTGGGATAATCTTCCTTAAAAGCCAGCCACCGATTTTTCATGTTGTTGCAGAAGATCTTGAAAAGGCGATAGCAGTTCATGAAATAGGACTAGCGAGTGGGTTTAAATACACGACATTTAAGGCGATATCATCACGATATCTCGTGGAGATAAACGGAACAGAATACTTAACGACTCCACTCGGCAGAGATGGTAAGATTCTTGTTGATGATGAATACCTCGAGTTCGCTATAGATATAGGAAATAAAATGCTCGAGAGAGGCAAATCAAGACTCCCTAGACTCTACAAGAACTTTGAAAAATTAAAAGATGAGCTTGGGGAGGATCCCCTTTTCAAAAATCTGAGTAAGGCGAAGTTTTAGATATAAGAAGCTGCCAGTCCAGAAGGGCATTCTCTACAATGTACCTCCACTTCTCGTAACAGTCAGTGGGCAGGCTCTCTAGGTGTGAAATGTCCTGAGTTAAGGAAAATTTTCTTATTGCTCGGTCAAAGGGCTTATCATTTCCACAGTTGTGAGGGCCTCTGGGCGAACCCGCACCGACGGGATCTGAGAGAAATCTCTTCCCTGGAAACTTCCTCTTAGCCCATTTAAGAATTTCAACAACGCTCCACAGCCAGGGTGTCCTATACTCCCCTCTCTCCCATATTTTTTCATAAAGTGTCCCCTTCTGAATGTTGGTGATGTTTATCGAAAAGGTGTCTGTGTAAGGTTCTGCCTTTTCAATGCTATACTTGGCATCTTCTATTGCATCCCTCTCCGATAGGAAAATTGGCTTAAAGAGTAGGTAAGTTTTGACTCTTGCCCCTGCCTCGTGGATAATCTCACTAGCTCTAATAAACTGAGAGAAAGTGTTGCCCTTATTTATGGATACATCTGCTATGTCGTCATTTGCCGTCTCAAGTCCTAAGGCTACTTCAAACCACTTTCCTTCGATTATTTCAACAAGCTCCTTTACCCAATCTTTTCTGATTATCTCACTCCTGGTCTCAACGACAACCTCATAAACATTATCAAGCTTCGCAATTTCTTCAAATATCCTTCTCCTAGTTT
This is a stretch of genomic DNA from Pyrococcus sp. ST04. It encodes these proteins:
- a CDS encoding B12-binding domain-containing radical SAM protein; translation: MRIALVRVNPGKSGYTSAYGYIAPPLGLLSLAGAVKDIAKVRIIDGEGRGLSNQETIEEIEEFNPDIVGFTTIASTYINTSLKIAKSLRREKLDSLIVFGGHHATFTYPLILKEGIDAVVIGEGEATFRELVEKLEEEGDIKEVRGIAYAEDGRIRVSYREPIVNLDDLPMPAYDLVDPKTYTATILGENVKIASIETSRGCPYNCEFCSASAMWGHAWRWKSNDRVIRELEYVKNLGYNWVFFVDDNFVVPLKYQERLKLLDAIIENGLNDLNFIIQIRADIIAKHPELAKKLANAGVKIAFIGIESGSEEVLRGMRKGLKKEDTVNAVQLLSEHGIVVYGGIIIGAPYESRKDRKATYKFVQMLGDNGLDAIQISIYTPLPGSDSFYKALKDKALLTLNWDFYDALHPVMRVKEKLWRLYFESREKTYMFYLKKWWHGVTKKAKRYSKPILSNAKRYVMLRLPRYIKNFLKLPIESILVQREILRSGKNIDELTAKILEEVYIEHITSYLKLFHETILKQQKQLRYAKRS
- a CDS encoding protein-L-isoaspartate(D-aspartate) O-methyltransferase; protein product: MREEELYEKWKRTVEMLEWEGIIKSKEVKEAFLKYPRYLFVEDRFKRYAHLDEPLPIPAGQTVSAPHMVAIMLELAKLKPGMNVLEVGTGSGWNAALISYLVKNDVYTIERIPELVEFAKKNLERAGVKNVHVILGDGTKGFPPKAPYDVIIVTAGAPKVPEPLVEQLKPGGKLIIPVGSYHMWQELLEVVKGKDGSVEIKKRGGVAFVPLIGEYGWKE
- a CDS encoding ATP-binding protein, with amino-acid sequence MFDREYEFNKIISAINDGVPLIVVTGIHRVGKTTLVKVLLNEINIPIIHTDARTQVRKFR
- a CDS encoding archaeosine biosynthesis radical SAM protein RaSEA, with translation MYWVSEDNVAGKPGKVLYVILPTIGCYRYRIGNPCYMCSYPAQSPKKTSQEEILSYFLKALEKIKGKEGRFGIRIFTSGSFFDSAEVRRETRRRIFEEIAKLDNVYEVVVETRSEIIRKDWVKELVEIIEGKWFEVALGLETANDDIADVSINKGNTFSQFIRASEIIHEAGARVKTYLLFKPIFLSERDAIEDAKYSIEKAEPYTDTFSINITNIQKGTLYEKIWERGEYRTPWLWSVVEILKWAKRKFPGKRFLSDPVGAGSPRGPHNCGNDKPFDRAIRKFSLTQDISHLESLPTDCYEKWRYIVENALLDWQLLISKTSPYSDF